A window from Chiroxiphia lanceolata isolate bChiLan1 chromosome 3, bChiLan1.pri, whole genome shotgun sequence encodes these proteins:
- the LOC116783870 gene encoding E3 ubiquitin-protein ligase RNF19B-like isoform X1, protein MERPPRVPRPRWLLGCFGRKPQAVRGETLPEPEPEPEEAEETRVVLPPGEGRVLEECPLCLLPQPPEAFPTLACCAHRSCRACLEQYLRLAVSESRVLVSCPHCPAALPTADVRRLLPEPALRDKYEEFLLRRLLVADPGTRWCPAPDCSYAVLAHGCAECPRLTCGREGCGTEFCYHCRQPWHPDGPCVPAPLATPTAQLAQPEDSAHAEAEDIKLCPRCSAFIMKINDGSCNRMNCTVCGCLFCWLCLREISDVHFLSPSGCTFWGKRRWSRTRRILWQLGMVLGAPMVISLVAGVAVPVITIGIPIYMGRKVLGQSRRSSLSGCQQCLSVTSSVLLSLFVSPIITAITVGVGVPLMLTYVYGTVVLSLCRSRWGCGGGRTPGDIGVVELENLAKLNELWSVLPSPRPGEDGAPDPTASLPSSSHSQRPRLAWDSQSASTVALAGSMLSEGQDASDREGVTIEVEVSVEAVPRPARQQSLSSALSGQSLSGDSLGATSDRGSSVGVPVE, encoded by the exons ATGGAGCGGCCCCCGCGTGTGCCCAGGCCCCGCTGGCTCCTGGGCTGCTTCGGGCGGAAGCCACAGGCCGTGCGGGGGGAGACGCTGCCGGAGCCGGAGCCAGAGCCGGAGGAAGCTGAGGAGACGCGCGTGGTGCTGCCCCCGGGCGAGGGCCGGGTGCTGGAGGAGTGtcctctgtgcctgctgccccagccccccgAGGCCTTTCCCACGCTGGCCTGCTGCGCCCACCGCTCGTGCCGGGCCTGCCTGGAGCAGTACCTGCGCCTGGCCGTCAGCGAGAGCCGCGTGCTGGTGTCGTGCCCGCACtgccccgccgcgctccccaCCGCCGACGTGCGCCGGCTGCTGCCCGAGCCCGCCCTCCGCGACAAGTACGAGGAGTTCCTGCTGCGGCGGCTGCTGGTGGCCGACCCCGGCACCCGGTGGTGCCCCGCGCCCGACTGCAG CTACGCTGTCCTCGCCCACGGCTGTGCCGAGTGTCCCCGCCTCACCTGTGGGCGCGAAGGCTGTGGCACCGAGTTCTGCTACCACTGCCGGCAGCCCTGGCACCCTGATGGCCCCTGTGTGCCAGCACCACTGGCCacccccacagcacagctggcacaACCTGAGGACTCAGCCCAcg CTGAGGCTGAGGACATCAAGCTCTGTCCGCGCTGCAGCGCCTTCATCATGAAGATCAACGACGGGAGCTGCAACCGCATGAACTGCACGGTCTGCGGGTGCCTCTtctgctggctctgcctgcGGGAGATCTCCGACGTGCACTTCCTGAG cccctctggctGTACTTTCTGGGGGAAGAGGCGGTGGTCGCGGACCCGGAGGATCCTGTGGCAGCTGGGCATGGTGCTGGGTGCACCCATGGTCATCTCCCTCGTCGCGGGCGTTGCTGTCCCTGTCATTACCATTGGGATCCCCATCTACATGGGTAGGAAG gtgctgggcCAGAGCCGGCGGAGCAGCCTGTCAGGGTGCCAGCAGTGCCTCTCTGTCACCAGCAGcgtccttctctctctctttgtgtCCCCCATCATAACAGCCATCACCGTGG GTGTTGGTGTGCCCCTGATGCTCACCTACGTATACGGGACCGTGGTGCTCTCGCTGTGCCGGAGCcgctggggctgtgggggtggCCGCACACCTGGAGACATTGGTGTGGTAGAGCTGGAGAACCTGGCCAAGC TGAATGAGCTGTGGTCggtgctgcccagccccaggccaGGTGAGGACGGAGCCCCAGACCCCAcagcctccctccccagcagcagccacagccagcgCCCCAGGCTGGCATGGGACAGCCAGTCGGCCAGCACGGTGGCACTGGCGGGGAGCATGCTGAGCGAGGGCCAGGACGCCTCCGACAG GGAAGGCGTCACCATCGAGGTGGAGGTGTCGGTTGAAGCGGTGCCGCGTCCTGCCCggcagcagagcctgagcagCGCCCTGTCTGGGCAGAGTCTCTCTGGGGACTCCCTGGGAGCCACCAGTGACAGGGGTAGTTCTGTGGGTGTCCCTGTGGAGTGA
- the LOC116783870 gene encoding E3 ubiquitin-protein ligase RNF19B-like isoform X2, translating to MERPPRVPRPRWLLGCFGRKPQAVRGETLPEPEPEPEEAEETRVVLPPGEGRVLEECPLCLLPQPPEAFPTLACCAHRSCRACLEQYLRLAVSESRVLVSCPHCPAALPTADVRRLLPEPALRDKYEEFLLRRLLVADPGTRWCPAPDCSYAVLAHGCAECPRLTCGREGCGTEFCYHCRQPWHPDGPCVPAPLATPTAQLAQPEDSAHGEAEDIKLCPRCSAFIMKINDGSCNRMNCTVCGCLFCWLCLREISDVHFLSPSGCTFWGKRRWSRTRRILWQLGMVLGAPMVISLVAGVAVPVITIGIPIYMGRKVLGQSRRSSLSGCQQCLSVTSSVLLSLFVSPIITAITVGVGVPLMLTYVYGTVVLSLCRSRWGCGGGRTPGDIGVVELENLAKLNELWSVLPSPRPGEDGAPDPTASLPSSSHSQRPRLAWDSQSASTVALAGSMLSEGQDASDREGVTIEVEVSVEAVPRPARQQSLSSALSGQSLSGDSLGATSDRGSSVGVPVE from the exons ATGGAGCGGCCCCCGCGTGTGCCCAGGCCCCGCTGGCTCCTGGGCTGCTTCGGGCGGAAGCCACAGGCCGTGCGGGGGGAGACGCTGCCGGAGCCGGAGCCAGAGCCGGAGGAAGCTGAGGAGACGCGCGTGGTGCTGCCCCCGGGCGAGGGCCGGGTGCTGGAGGAGTGtcctctgtgcctgctgccccagccccccgAGGCCTTTCCCACGCTGGCCTGCTGCGCCCACCGCTCGTGCCGGGCCTGCCTGGAGCAGTACCTGCGCCTGGCCGTCAGCGAGAGCCGCGTGCTGGTGTCGTGCCCGCACtgccccgccgcgctccccaCCGCCGACGTGCGCCGGCTGCTGCCCGAGCCCGCCCTCCGCGACAAGTACGAGGAGTTCCTGCTGCGGCGGCTGCTGGTGGCCGACCCCGGCACCCGGTGGTGCCCCGCGCCCGACTGCAG CTACGCTGTCCTCGCCCACGGCTGTGCCGAGTGTCCCCGCCTCACCTGTGGGCGCGAAGGCTGTGGCACCGAGTTCTGCTACCACTGCCGGCAGCCCTGGCACCCTGATGGCCCCTGTGTGCCAGCACCACTGGCCacccccacagcacagctggcacaACCTGAGGACTCAGCCCAcggtgag GCTGAGGACATCAAGCTCTGTCCGCGCTGCAGCGCCTTCATCATGAAGATCAACGACGGGAGCTGCAACCGCATGAACTGCACGGTCTGCGGGTGCCTCTtctgctggctctgcctgcGGGAGATCTCCGACGTGCACTTCCTGAG cccctctggctGTACTTTCTGGGGGAAGAGGCGGTGGTCGCGGACCCGGAGGATCCTGTGGCAGCTGGGCATGGTGCTGGGTGCACCCATGGTCATCTCCCTCGTCGCGGGCGTTGCTGTCCCTGTCATTACCATTGGGATCCCCATCTACATGGGTAGGAAG gtgctgggcCAGAGCCGGCGGAGCAGCCTGTCAGGGTGCCAGCAGTGCCTCTCTGTCACCAGCAGcgtccttctctctctctttgtgtCCCCCATCATAACAGCCATCACCGTGG GTGTTGGTGTGCCCCTGATGCTCACCTACGTATACGGGACCGTGGTGCTCTCGCTGTGCCGGAGCcgctggggctgtgggggtggCCGCACACCTGGAGACATTGGTGTGGTAGAGCTGGAGAACCTGGCCAAGC TGAATGAGCTGTGGTCggtgctgcccagccccaggccaGGTGAGGACGGAGCCCCAGACCCCAcagcctccctccccagcagcagccacagccagcgCCCCAGGCTGGCATGGGACAGCCAGTCGGCCAGCACGGTGGCACTGGCGGGGAGCATGCTGAGCGAGGGCCAGGACGCCTCCGACAG GGAAGGCGTCACCATCGAGGTGGAGGTGTCGGTTGAAGCGGTGCCGCGTCCTGCCCggcagcagagcctgagcagCGCCCTGTCTGGGCAGAGTCTCTCTGGGGACTCCCTGGGAGCCACCAGTGACAGGGGTAGTTCTGTGGGTGTCCCTGTGGAGTGA
- the ZNF513 gene encoding zinc finger protein 513 isoform X1 — translation MPRRKQSHPQPVKGECAAGPGGGGGPAGTRGVRGAAADAEDGTEETAGAALVLSGDLLLGRGPASEKGPPADTLVGKIAIPAYALSDDDCSSGYQQLSVESDPEEGGEPGPAALPCRQCGLQLAASLGQSCLQCAGAEGSRSQRIVYSCQLCPFASHYSSHLKRHMKTHNGEKPFACPQCAYASAQLVNLTRHLRTHTGEKPYRCTCCSFACSSLGNLKRHERVHSQDKPFQCAACDYRCSQSRNLKRHMLSHRLPESDGPHRRDKDPEPLLPELSLHVGSGSGPFLPGCARLRGEEAAALPELLFPFTCRMCGLVLDDGFAQDEGLAEQVCGRCSLAVLGTEPGASPRKGAGDKGFACSLCPFVTHYPNHLARHMKTHSGEKPFACPLCPYASAHLDNLKRHQRVHTGEKPYKCQLCDYACGNLANLKRHGRIHSGDKPFQCSLCSYSCNQSMNLKRHMLRHTGEKPFQCRDCSYTTGHWDNYKRHQKIHGHTAESWVNPRNAKALLAPPAVGTALP, via the exons ATGCCCCGGCGGAAGCAGAGCCACCCGCAGCCGGTGAAGGGTGAGTGCGCGGCGggcccggggggcggcggcggcccggcGGGGACCCGCGGCGTTCGGGGCGCTGCAGCGGACGCCGAGGACGGCACCGAGGAGAcggcgggagcggcgctggTGCTGTCCGGGGACCTGCTGCTGGGCCGTGGCCCGGCCTCCGAGAAGGGACCGCCAG CAGACACGCTGGTGGGGAAGATCGCCATCCCAGCGTACGCCCTGAGTGACGACGACTGCTCCTCCGGGTACCAGCAGCTGAGTGTGGAGAGTGACCCCGAGGAGGGGGGcgagcccggccccgccgccctgCCCTGCCGCCAGTGCGGGCTGCAGCTGGCTGCCagcctggggcagagctgcctgcagtgcGCCGGCGCCGAGGGCAGCCGCAGCCAGCGCATCGTCTactcctgccagctctgccccttcGCCTCCCACTACTCCAGCCACCTCAAGCGCCACATGAAGACACACAACGGGGAGAAGCCCTTCGCCTGCCCGCAGTGTGCCTACGCCTCCGCCCAGCTGGTGAACCTGACGCGGCACCTGCGCACGCACACCGGGGAGAAGCCGTACCGCTGCACGTGCTGCAGCTttgcctgcagcagcctgggcaaCCTCAAACGCCACGAGCGGGTCCACAGCCAGGACAAGCCCTTCCAGTGCGCTGCCTGTGACTACCGCTGCAGCCAGAGCCGCAACCTGAAGCGGCACATGCTCAGCCACCGCCTGCCCGAGAGCGACGGACCGCACCGGCGGGACAAGGACCCAG AGCCGCTGCTGCCGGAGCTGAGCCTGCACGTGGGCAGCGGCAGCGGCCCCTTCCTGCCCGGCTGTGCGCGGCTGCGGGGCGAGGAGGCGGCCGCACTGCCCGAGCTACTCTTCCCCTTCACGTGCCGCATGTGCGGGCTGGTGCTGGACGATGGGTTCGCGCAGGACGAGGGCCTGGCTGAGCAGGTCTGCGGGCgctgcagcctggcagtgctgggcaccgAGCCGGGCGCCAGCCCCCGCAAGGGCGCTGGGGACAAGGGCTTCgcctgcagcctctgcccctTTGTCACCCACTACCCCAACCACTTGGCACGGCACATGAAGACGCACAGCGGGGAGAAGCCCTTTGCCTGCCCGCTCTGCCCCTACGCCTCTGCCCACCTGGACAACCTGAAGCGGCACCAGCGCGTGCACACGGGCGAGAAGCCCTACAAGTGCCAGCTCTGCGACTACGCCTGTGGCAACCTGGCCAACCTCAAGCGTCATGGGCGCATCCACTCAGGCGACAAGCCCTTCCAGTGCAGCCTCTGCAGCTACAGCTGCAACCAGAGCATGAACCTGAAGCGGCACATGCTGCGGCACACAGGCGAGAAGCCCTTCCAGTGCCGGGACTGCTCCTACACCACTGGCCACTGGGACAACTACAAGCGCCACCAGAAGATCCACGGCCACACGGCCGAGAGCTGGGTGAACCCGCGCAATGCCAAAGCCCTCCTGGCCCCCCCGGCCGTGGGCACGGCCCTGCCTTGA
- the ZNF513 gene encoding zinc finger protein 513 isoform X2 gives MPRRKQSHPQPVKGSWTAMQKCQGFLRCPGQALSRVLGQAVAMGLLTAVHSVVGSLWVPQADTLVGKIAIPAYALSDDDCSSGYQQLSVESDPEEGGEPGPAALPCRQCGLQLAASLGQSCLQCAGAEGSRSQRIVYSCQLCPFASHYSSHLKRHMKTHNGEKPFACPQCAYASAQLVNLTRHLRTHTGEKPYRCTCCSFACSSLGNLKRHERVHSQDKPFQCAACDYRCSQSRNLKRHMLSHRLPESDGPHRRDKDPEPLLPELSLHVGSGSGPFLPGCARLRGEEAAALPELLFPFTCRMCGLVLDDGFAQDEGLAEQVCGRCSLAVLGTEPGASPRKGAGDKGFACSLCPFVTHYPNHLARHMKTHSGEKPFACPLCPYASAHLDNLKRHQRVHTGEKPYKCQLCDYACGNLANLKRHGRIHSGDKPFQCSLCSYSCNQSMNLKRHMLRHTGEKPFQCRDCSYTTGHWDNYKRHQKIHGHTAESWVNPRNAKALLAPPAVGTALP, from the exons ATGCCCCGGCGGAAGCAGAGCCACCCGCAGCCGGTGAAGG GGTCTTGGACAGCCATGCAGAAGTGTCAGGGTTTCCTGAGGTGCCCAGGACAAGCCCTCAGCAGGGTGTTGGGGCAGGCTGTGGCCATGGGGCTTCTCACTGCAGTGCACAGTGTGGTGGGCTCCCTCTGGGTGCCACAGG CAGACACGCTGGTGGGGAAGATCGCCATCCCAGCGTACGCCCTGAGTGACGACGACTGCTCCTCCGGGTACCAGCAGCTGAGTGTGGAGAGTGACCCCGAGGAGGGGGGcgagcccggccccgccgccctgCCCTGCCGCCAGTGCGGGCTGCAGCTGGCTGCCagcctggggcagagctgcctgcagtgcGCCGGCGCCGAGGGCAGCCGCAGCCAGCGCATCGTCTactcctgccagctctgccccttcGCCTCCCACTACTCCAGCCACCTCAAGCGCCACATGAAGACACACAACGGGGAGAAGCCCTTCGCCTGCCCGCAGTGTGCCTACGCCTCCGCCCAGCTGGTGAACCTGACGCGGCACCTGCGCACGCACACCGGGGAGAAGCCGTACCGCTGCACGTGCTGCAGCTttgcctgcagcagcctgggcaaCCTCAAACGCCACGAGCGGGTCCACAGCCAGGACAAGCCCTTCCAGTGCGCTGCCTGTGACTACCGCTGCAGCCAGAGCCGCAACCTGAAGCGGCACATGCTCAGCCACCGCCTGCCCGAGAGCGACGGACCGCACCGGCGGGACAAGGACCCAG AGCCGCTGCTGCCGGAGCTGAGCCTGCACGTGGGCAGCGGCAGCGGCCCCTTCCTGCCCGGCTGTGCGCGGCTGCGGGGCGAGGAGGCGGCCGCACTGCCCGAGCTACTCTTCCCCTTCACGTGCCGCATGTGCGGGCTGGTGCTGGACGATGGGTTCGCGCAGGACGAGGGCCTGGCTGAGCAGGTCTGCGGGCgctgcagcctggcagtgctgggcaccgAGCCGGGCGCCAGCCCCCGCAAGGGCGCTGGGGACAAGGGCTTCgcctgcagcctctgcccctTTGTCACCCACTACCCCAACCACTTGGCACGGCACATGAAGACGCACAGCGGGGAGAAGCCCTTTGCCTGCCCGCTCTGCCCCTACGCCTCTGCCCACCTGGACAACCTGAAGCGGCACCAGCGCGTGCACACGGGCGAGAAGCCCTACAAGTGCCAGCTCTGCGACTACGCCTGTGGCAACCTGGCCAACCTCAAGCGTCATGGGCGCATCCACTCAGGCGACAAGCCCTTCCAGTGCAGCCTCTGCAGCTACAGCTGCAACCAGAGCATGAACCTGAAGCGGCACATGCTGCGGCACACAGGCGAGAAGCCCTTCCAGTGCCGGGACTGCTCCTACACCACTGGCCACTGGGACAACTACAAGCGCCACCAGAAGATCCACGGCCACACGGCCGAGAGCTGGGTGAACCCGCGCAATGCCAAAGCCCTCCTGGCCCCCCCGGCCGTGGGCACGGCCCTGCCTTGA
- the ZNF513 gene encoding zinc finger protein 513 isoform X3 yields the protein MPRRKQSHPQPVKADTLVGKIAIPAYALSDDDCSSGYQQLSVESDPEEGGEPGPAALPCRQCGLQLAASLGQSCLQCAGAEGSRSQRIVYSCQLCPFASHYSSHLKRHMKTHNGEKPFACPQCAYASAQLVNLTRHLRTHTGEKPYRCTCCSFACSSLGNLKRHERVHSQDKPFQCAACDYRCSQSRNLKRHMLSHRLPESDGPHRRDKDPEPLLPELSLHVGSGSGPFLPGCARLRGEEAAALPELLFPFTCRMCGLVLDDGFAQDEGLAEQVCGRCSLAVLGTEPGASPRKGAGDKGFACSLCPFVTHYPNHLARHMKTHSGEKPFACPLCPYASAHLDNLKRHQRVHTGEKPYKCQLCDYACGNLANLKRHGRIHSGDKPFQCSLCSYSCNQSMNLKRHMLRHTGEKPFQCRDCSYTTGHWDNYKRHQKIHGHTAESWVNPRNAKALLAPPAVGTALP from the exons ATGCCCCGGCGGAAGCAGAGCCACCCGCAGCCGGTGAAGG CAGACACGCTGGTGGGGAAGATCGCCATCCCAGCGTACGCCCTGAGTGACGACGACTGCTCCTCCGGGTACCAGCAGCTGAGTGTGGAGAGTGACCCCGAGGAGGGGGGcgagcccggccccgccgccctgCCCTGCCGCCAGTGCGGGCTGCAGCTGGCTGCCagcctggggcagagctgcctgcagtgcGCCGGCGCCGAGGGCAGCCGCAGCCAGCGCATCGTCTactcctgccagctctgccccttcGCCTCCCACTACTCCAGCCACCTCAAGCGCCACATGAAGACACACAACGGGGAGAAGCCCTTCGCCTGCCCGCAGTGTGCCTACGCCTCCGCCCAGCTGGTGAACCTGACGCGGCACCTGCGCACGCACACCGGGGAGAAGCCGTACCGCTGCACGTGCTGCAGCTttgcctgcagcagcctgggcaaCCTCAAACGCCACGAGCGGGTCCACAGCCAGGACAAGCCCTTCCAGTGCGCTGCCTGTGACTACCGCTGCAGCCAGAGCCGCAACCTGAAGCGGCACATGCTCAGCCACCGCCTGCCCGAGAGCGACGGACCGCACCGGCGGGACAAGGACCCAG AGCCGCTGCTGCCGGAGCTGAGCCTGCACGTGGGCAGCGGCAGCGGCCCCTTCCTGCCCGGCTGTGCGCGGCTGCGGGGCGAGGAGGCGGCCGCACTGCCCGAGCTACTCTTCCCCTTCACGTGCCGCATGTGCGGGCTGGTGCTGGACGATGGGTTCGCGCAGGACGAGGGCCTGGCTGAGCAGGTCTGCGGGCgctgcagcctggcagtgctgggcaccgAGCCGGGCGCCAGCCCCCGCAAGGGCGCTGGGGACAAGGGCTTCgcctgcagcctctgcccctTTGTCACCCACTACCCCAACCACTTGGCACGGCACATGAAGACGCACAGCGGGGAGAAGCCCTTTGCCTGCCCGCTCTGCCCCTACGCCTCTGCCCACCTGGACAACCTGAAGCGGCACCAGCGCGTGCACACGGGCGAGAAGCCCTACAAGTGCCAGCTCTGCGACTACGCCTGTGGCAACCTGGCCAACCTCAAGCGTCATGGGCGCATCCACTCAGGCGACAAGCCCTTCCAGTGCAGCCTCTGCAGCTACAGCTGCAACCAGAGCATGAACCTGAAGCGGCACATGCTGCGGCACACAGGCGAGAAGCCCTTCCAGTGCCGGGACTGCTCCTACACCACTGGCCACTGGGACAACTACAAGCGCCACCAGAAGATCCACGGCCACACGGCCGAGAGCTGGGTGAACCCGCGCAATGCCAAAGCCCTCCTGGCCCCCCCGGCCGTGGGCACGGCCCTGCCTTGA
- the ZNF513 gene encoding zinc finger protein 513 isoform X4 produces the protein MPRRKQSHPQPVKDTLVGKIAIPAYALSDDDCSSGYQQLSVESDPEEGGEPGPAALPCRQCGLQLAASLGQSCLQCAGAEGSRSQRIVYSCQLCPFASHYSSHLKRHMKTHNGEKPFACPQCAYASAQLVNLTRHLRTHTGEKPYRCTCCSFACSSLGNLKRHERVHSQDKPFQCAACDYRCSQSRNLKRHMLSHRLPESDGPHRRDKDPEPLLPELSLHVGSGSGPFLPGCARLRGEEAAALPELLFPFTCRMCGLVLDDGFAQDEGLAEQVCGRCSLAVLGTEPGASPRKGAGDKGFACSLCPFVTHYPNHLARHMKTHSGEKPFACPLCPYASAHLDNLKRHQRVHTGEKPYKCQLCDYACGNLANLKRHGRIHSGDKPFQCSLCSYSCNQSMNLKRHMLRHTGEKPFQCRDCSYTTGHWDNYKRHQKIHGHTAESWVNPRNAKALLAPPAVGTALP, from the exons ATGCCCCGGCGGAAGCAGAGCCACCCGCAGCCGGTGAAGG ACACGCTGGTGGGGAAGATCGCCATCCCAGCGTACGCCCTGAGTGACGACGACTGCTCCTCCGGGTACCAGCAGCTGAGTGTGGAGAGTGACCCCGAGGAGGGGGGcgagcccggccccgccgccctgCCCTGCCGCCAGTGCGGGCTGCAGCTGGCTGCCagcctggggcagagctgcctgcagtgcGCCGGCGCCGAGGGCAGCCGCAGCCAGCGCATCGTCTactcctgccagctctgccccttcGCCTCCCACTACTCCAGCCACCTCAAGCGCCACATGAAGACACACAACGGGGAGAAGCCCTTCGCCTGCCCGCAGTGTGCCTACGCCTCCGCCCAGCTGGTGAACCTGACGCGGCACCTGCGCACGCACACCGGGGAGAAGCCGTACCGCTGCACGTGCTGCAGCTttgcctgcagcagcctgggcaaCCTCAAACGCCACGAGCGGGTCCACAGCCAGGACAAGCCCTTCCAGTGCGCTGCCTGTGACTACCGCTGCAGCCAGAGCCGCAACCTGAAGCGGCACATGCTCAGCCACCGCCTGCCCGAGAGCGACGGACCGCACCGGCGGGACAAGGACCCAG AGCCGCTGCTGCCGGAGCTGAGCCTGCACGTGGGCAGCGGCAGCGGCCCCTTCCTGCCCGGCTGTGCGCGGCTGCGGGGCGAGGAGGCGGCCGCACTGCCCGAGCTACTCTTCCCCTTCACGTGCCGCATGTGCGGGCTGGTGCTGGACGATGGGTTCGCGCAGGACGAGGGCCTGGCTGAGCAGGTCTGCGGGCgctgcagcctggcagtgctgggcaccgAGCCGGGCGCCAGCCCCCGCAAGGGCGCTGGGGACAAGGGCTTCgcctgcagcctctgcccctTTGTCACCCACTACCCCAACCACTTGGCACGGCACATGAAGACGCACAGCGGGGAGAAGCCCTTTGCCTGCCCGCTCTGCCCCTACGCCTCTGCCCACCTGGACAACCTGAAGCGGCACCAGCGCGTGCACACGGGCGAGAAGCCCTACAAGTGCCAGCTCTGCGACTACGCCTGTGGCAACCTGGCCAACCTCAAGCGTCATGGGCGCATCCACTCAGGCGACAAGCCCTTCCAGTGCAGCCTCTGCAGCTACAGCTGCAACCAGAGCATGAACCTGAAGCGGCACATGCTGCGGCACACAGGCGAGAAGCCCTTCCAGTGCCGGGACTGCTCCTACACCACTGGCCACTGGGACAACTACAAGCGCCACCAGAAGATCCACGGCCACACGGCCGAGAGCTGGGTGAACCCGCGCAATGCCAAAGCCCTCCTGGCCCCCCCGGCCGTGGGCACGGCCCTGCCTTGA
- the SNX17 gene encoding sorting nexin-17, whose translation MHFSIPETETRAGDGGAAAYVAYNIHVNGVLHCRVRYSQLLGLHEQLRKEYGANVVPAFPPKKIFTLTPAEVEQRREQLEKYMQAVRQDPMLGGSETFNSFLRKAQQETQQIPTEEVVLEVLLSNGQKVKVTILTSDQTEDVLEAVASKLDLPDDLVGYFSLFLVRETKDGAFSFVRKLQEFELPYVSVTSLHNPEFRIILRKSYWDSAYDDDVMEHRVGLNLLYAQTVSDIEHGWIVVNKEQHRQLKSLQEKVSKKEFIRLAQTLKYYGYLKFDPCVTDFPEKGCHVVVSAGNNELNFQVRLPNEQIKEGSFKVTRMRCWRVTSSVPMSNGPSGSSPGKSEVKLELAFEYLMSKDRLQWVTITSPQAIMLSICLQSMVDELMVKKSGGSIRKMFRRRVNGALRRSDSQQAVKSPPLLDSPDASREPMAKLSSKLTSVSLRGISHSSSANDVGANDFHGNYAFEGIGDEDL comes from the exons ATGCACTTCTCCATCCCCGAGACCGAGACCCGCGCCGGGGACGGCGGCGCCGCCGCCTACGTg GCCTACAACATCCACGTGAACGGGGTGTTGCACTGCCGGGTGCGCTACAgccagctcctggggctgcacGAGCAG TTAAGGAAGGAGTATGGTGCCAACGTGGTCCCAGCCTTTCCCCCAAAGAAGATCTTCACGCTCACCCCGGCGGAGGTAGAGCAGCGACGGGAACAGCTGGAGAAGTACATGCAGGCTG TGCGGCAGGACCCGATGCTGGGAGGCAGCGAGACCTTCAACAGCTTCCTGCGCAAGGCCCAGCAG GAGACGCAGCAGATCCCTACGGAGGAGGTGGTGCTGGAAGTGCTGCTCTCCAATGGGCAGAAGGTCAAGGTCACCATCCTCACCTCGGACCAGACAGAGGACGTCCTTGAG GCTGTAGCCTCCAAGCTGGATCTGCCAGATGACCTGGTTGGCTACTTCAGCCTCTTCCTAGTGAGAGAGACCAAGGACGGAGCTTTCTCCT TCGTGCGGAAGCTGCAGGAGTTTGAGCTGCCGTACGTGTCGGTCACCAGTCTGCACAACCCCGAGTTCCGGATCATCCTGCGCAAGAG CTACTGGGACTCGGCCTATGATGACGATGTGATGGAGCATCGTGTGGGGTTGAACTTGCTGTATGCGCAG ACGGTGTCGGACATCGAGCACGGATGGATCGTGGTCAACAAGGAACAGCACCGGCAGCTGAAGTCCTTGCAGGAAAAAGTCTCCAAGAAGGAG TTCATCCGCCTGGCGCAGACCCTCAAGTACTACGGCTATCTCAAGTTTGACCCCTGTGTCACCGACTTCCCAGAGAAGGGCTGCCACGTCGTCGTCAGCGCTGGCAACAACGAGCTCAACTTCCAGGTGCGGCTGCCGAACGagcagatcaaggagggcaGCTTCAAGGTCACGCGCATGCGGTGCTGGCGGGTCACATCCTCG GTGCCAATGAGCAATGGCCCCTCAGGGAGCAGCCCGGGGAAGTCCGAGGTGAAGCTGGAGTTGGCTTTTGAGTACCTGATGAGCAAGGACCGGTTGCAGTGGGTCACCATCACCAGCCCACAG GCCATCATGCTGAGCATCTGCCTGCAGTCCATGGTGGATGAGCTAATGGTGAAAAAGTCTGGAGGCAGCATCCGCAAG ATGTTTCGGCGGCGGGTGAACGGGGCCCTGCGGCGCTCAGACAGCCAGCAAGCTGTGAAGTCGCCCCCTCTGCTG GACTCACCCGATGCCTCCCGGGAGCCCATGGCCAAACTCTCG AGCAAGCTCACCTCCGTCAGCCTGCGTGGGATCAGCCACTCCAGCTCTGCAAACGACGTGGGTGCTAACGACTTCCACGGCAATTATGCCTTTGAGGGCATTGGCGATGAGGATCTGTAG